In Cervus elaphus chromosome 16, mCerEla1.1, whole genome shotgun sequence, a single window of DNA contains:
- the PNMA2 gene encoding paraneoplastic antigen Ma2 — MALALLEDWCRILSVDDQKSLMVMGIPVDCSEDEIQEVLQETLKPLGRYRLLGKIFRKQENANAVLLELLEDPEVSVIPSEVQGKGGIWKVIFKTPNQDMEFLERLNLFLEKEGQTVSGMFRALGHEGLSPAALPCISPELLAHVLGQVIAHAAQPLLPMRYRKLRVFSGSTVPAPEEEPFEVWLEQATEIVKEWPVAEAEKKRWLMESLRGPALDLMHIVQADNPSISVEECLEAFKQVFGNLESRRTSQVKYLKTYQEEGEKVSAYVLRLETLLRRAVAKRAIPRNIADQIRLEQVMAGASLSEVLWCRLRELKDQGRPPSFLQLMKVIREEEEEEAAFENENTEEAEGGDGYGHWGNEAND, encoded by the coding sequence ATGGCGCTGGCCCTGTTGGAGGACTGGTGTAGGATTCTGAGTGTGGATGATCAGAAATCACTGATGGTTATGGGGATCCCAGTGGACTGCAGCGAGGATGAGATTCAGGAGGTCCTGCAGGAGACTTTAAAGCCTTTGGGCAGGTATAGACTCCTTGGCAAAATATTCCGGAAGCAGGAGAATGCCAATGCGGTGCTATTAGAGTTGCTGGAGGACCCTGAGGTCTCTGTGATCCCCAGTGAGGTTCAGGGTAAGGGGGGCATCTGGAAAGTCATCTTCAAGACCCCTAACCAGGACATGGAATTTCTGGAAAGACTGAACCTCTTTCTAGAAAAAGAGGGACAGACGGTCTCGGGAATGTTCCGGGCACTTGGGCACGAGGGGTTGTCTCCAGCAGCCTTGCCCTGCATCTCGCCAGAGTTACTGGCCCACGTGTTGGGACAGGTGATAGCACATGCCGCTCAGCCTCTGCTCCCCATGAGGTACCGGAAGCTGAGAGTGTTCTCAGGGAGCACCGTGCCTGCCCCCGAGGAAGAGCCCTTTGAAGTCTGGCTGGAACAGGCCACCGAGATAGTCAAAGAGTGGCCGGTAGCAGAGGCAGAAAAGAAGAGATGGTTGATGGAAAGCCTTCGCGGACCAGCCCTAGACCTCATGCATATAGTCCAGGCAGACAATCCATCCATCAGCGTGGAGGAATGTTTGGAAGCATTTAAGCAAGTGTTTGGGAACCTGGAGAGTCGCCGGACCTCCCAGGTGAAGTACCTGAAAACCTatcaggaggaaggagaaaaagtctCAGCCTACGTGTTACGGCTAGAAACCCTGCTGCGGAGAGCAGTGGCGAAGCGGGCGATCCCCAGGAACATCGCAGATCAAATCCGCCTGGAGCAGGTCATGGCCGGGGCAAGCCTCAGTGAGGTACTCTGGTGTCGGCTTAGGGAGCTGAAAGACCAGGGCCGGCCTCCCAGCTTCCTGCAGTTAATGAAGGTCAtcagggaagaagaggaggaagaggccgCTTTCGAAAATGAGAATACtgaagaggcagagggaggggatggcTATGGTCACTGGGGTAATGAGGCCAATGACTAA